A part of Thermus oshimai DSM 12092 genomic DNA contains:
- a CDS encoding cation:proton antiporter regulatory subunit, giving the protein MRVEEVVLPGVGRKFTVTVGSGDRIVIVVHNSGKRELQYFEAGEEDEPAAALDLTDEEARELGAILAGVLFHPEAVGDTESKLGSKVIEWVRVLPGSPLAGRRLGEIALPPGAHILAVDRPGAPLIPHPGPEVVLEPGDTLVVAGSRQAVEALRRQF; this is encoded by the coding sequence GTGAGGGTGGAGGAAGTGGTCCTGCCCGGCGTGGGGCGGAAGTTCACCGTGACCGTGGGCAGCGGGGACCGCATCGTCATCGTGGTCCACAACTCGGGCAAAAGGGAGCTCCAGTACTTTGAGGCCGGGGAGGAGGACGAGCCCGCCGCGGCCCTGGACCTCACCGACGAGGAGGCCCGGGAGCTTGGGGCCATCCTGGCGGGGGTCCTCTTCCATCCCGAGGCGGTGGGGGACACGGAGAGCAAGCTGGGGAGCAAGGTCATTGAGTGGGTGCGGGTCCTCCCCGGCTCCCCCCTGGCGGGGCGGCGCCTGGGGGAGATCGCCCTTCCCCCGGGGGCCCACATCCTGGCGGTGGACCGCCCCGGGGCCCCCCTCATCCCCCACCCCGGCCCCGAGGTGGTGCTGGAGCCGGGGGACACCCTGGTGGTGGCGGGGAGCCGGCAGGCGGTGGAGGCCTTGAGGAGGCAGTTCTGA
- a CDS encoding phosphate-starvation-inducible PsiE family protein, which translates to MSQVQLVRLFRLGVQAVFNLVIVALLIGLFVGVVRTFLELGLTLSEPTVRLGLKELITNVLSLVVVLELVRAFVEYFEFERVRLEILLEVGVALALRELLLLLFAEKLGGLEVFLWSLGILALVVGRTLAVYYSPVRRKA; encoded by the coding sequence ATGAGCCAGGTCCAGCTGGTCCGCCTGTTCCGCCTGGGGGTTCAGGCGGTGTTCAACCTGGTCATCGTGGCCCTCCTCATCGGGCTCTTCGTGGGGGTGGTCCGGACCTTTTTGGAGCTGGGCCTCACCCTCTCGGAGCCCACGGTGCGGCTGGGCCTGAAAGAGCTCATCACCAACGTGCTCAGCCTGGTGGTGGTCCTGGAGCTGGTCCGGGCTTTTGTGGAGTACTTTGAGTTTGAACGGGTGCGCCTGGAGATCCTGTTGGAGGTGGGGGTGGCCCTGGCCCTCCGGGAGCTCCTTCTCCTCCTCTTTGCCGAGAAGCTCGGGGGCCTGGAGGTCTTCTTATGGTCCTTGGGGATCCTGGCCCTGGTGGTGGGGCGCACCCTGGCGGTGTACTACTCCCCGGTTAGGAGGAAGGCGTGA
- a CDS encoding SDH family Clp fold serine proteinase: MEVFFQLFWLFFILSALSPYFQQQWLLGARARKMAELERKRGSRVITLIHRQEAVSFLGIPISRFINIDDSEQVLRAIRLTDKNVPIDLILHTPGGLVLAAEQIAEALLRHPAKVTVFVPHYAMSGGTLIALAADEIVMDENAVLGPVDPQLGQYPAASILKVLEKKPLSEIDDQTLILADVAEKALRQVKATVKNLLLKHMPEEKAEEVAHLLSQGTWTHDYPIDVAQARAMGLKVSTEMPLEVYELMELYPQPQGGKPSVQYVPVPYRGEPGGR, encoded by the coding sequence ATGGAGGTGTTCTTCCAGCTTTTCTGGCTTTTTTTCATCCTTTCCGCCCTTTCCCCTTACTTCCAGCAGCAGTGGCTCCTAGGAGCCCGGGCGCGCAAGATGGCCGAACTGGAGCGGAAGCGGGGGAGCCGGGTCATCACCCTCATCCACCGGCAGGAGGCGGTGAGCTTTTTGGGGATTCCCATCAGCCGCTTCATCAACATCGACGACTCCGAGCAGGTCCTTAGGGCCATCCGCCTCACGGACAAGAACGTGCCCATAGACCTCATCCTCCACACCCCAGGGGGGCTGGTCCTGGCGGCGGAGCAGATCGCCGAGGCCCTCCTCCGCCACCCCGCCAAGGTCACGGTCTTCGTGCCCCACTACGCCATGTCCGGGGGGACCCTCATCGCCTTGGCCGCGGACGAGATCGTCATGGACGAAAACGCCGTCTTGGGCCCCGTGGACCCCCAGCTTGGCCAGTACCCCGCGGCCAGCATCCTCAAGGTGTTGGAGAAGAAGCCCCTTTCGGAGATCGACGACCAGACCCTCATCCTGGCGGACGTGGCGGAGAAGGCCCTCAGGCAGGTGAAGGCCACGGTGAAGAACCTGCTTCTCAAGCACATGCCCGAGGAAAAGGCCGAGGAGGTGGCCCACCTCCTCTCCCAGGGCACCTGGACCCACGACTACCCCATTGACGTGGCCCAGGCCCGGGCCATGGGGCTTAAGGTGTCCACGGAGATGCCCCTGGAGGTCTACGAGCTCATGGAGCTTTACCCTCAACCCCAAGGGGGCAAGCCCAGCGTCCAGTACGTGCCCGTGCCCTACCGGGGGGAGCCCGGGGGGAGGTAG
- a CDS encoding cation:proton antiporter, which translates to MHPSLEAFALAAGLLALGAALVHRLGFPPLPVYLLIGLLVGERLPVEELEPLPSLGLLLLLFSVGLEFGPDRLRSLSGKALRAGFWDALALPLGFLLGLLLGLDLRGAALLAGVVYVSSSAVIVKLIVDLRRAANPESEVVLGVLVLEDVAVALLLALLGGEGPWGFLLSLFLALAYLAFARYLGPPLVRAVEAFSDELVLLLGAALTTGTALLFHAAGASEGVGAFLMGVVAASLGLRERLEHLFGPVRNLGVALFFLVVGAEALKLLQGFSPGLFLSVLLALLLKLPLNHRGAALAGLGLRRRLYAALYLVPRGEFNLVLGTLALGQGYPVVAQFAVLLVLISIPLGALLIRFAPEIGARLYPRKAMGTA; encoded by the coding sequence ATGCACCCTTCCCTCGAGGCCTTCGCCTTGGCCGCGGGGCTTCTGGCCCTGGGGGCGGCCTTGGTCCACCGCCTGGGCTTTCCCCCGCTTCCCGTCTACCTCCTCATCGGCCTCCTGGTGGGGGAGAGGCTTCCGGTGGAGGAGCTGGAGCCCCTGCCCTCCTTGGGGCTTTTGCTCCTCCTCTTCAGCGTGGGGCTGGAGTTCGGCCCGGACCGGCTTAGGTCCCTTTCAGGGAAGGCCTTGAGGGCGGGGTTTTGGGATGCCTTGGCCCTCCCTTTGGGGTTCCTCTTGGGGCTCCTTCTGGGCCTGGACCTGCGGGGGGCGGCCCTCCTGGCGGGGGTGGTCTACGTGAGCTCCAGCGCGGTCATCGTCAAGCTCATCGTGGACCTCCGCCGGGCGGCCAACCCCGAAAGCGAGGTGGTCCTGGGGGTCTTGGTCCTGGAGGACGTGGCGGTGGCCCTCCTCCTGGCCCTTCTGGGCGGGGAGGGGCCTTGGGGTTTCCTCCTTAGCCTTTTCCTGGCCCTGGCCTACCTGGCCTTCGCCCGGTACCTGGGCCCTCCCCTGGTGCGCGCCGTGGAGGCCTTTTCCGATGAGCTTGTCCTCCTCCTGGGGGCCGCCCTCACCACGGGCACCGCCCTCCTCTTCCACGCCGCGGGGGCTTCGGAGGGCGTGGGGGCCTTCCTCATGGGGGTGGTGGCGGCAAGCCTGGGCCTTAGGGAGCGCCTGGAGCACCTCTTCGGCCCGGTGCGGAACCTGGGGGTGGCCCTCTTCTTCCTGGTGGTGGGGGCCGAGGCGCTGAAGCTTCTTCAAGGCTTCTCCCCCGGGCTTTTCCTCTCCGTCCTCCTGGCCCTTCTCCTGAAGCTTCCCCTGAACCACCGGGGGGCGGCCTTGGCGGGGTTGGGCCTTCGCCGGAGGCTTTACGCCGCGCTTTACCTGGTGCCCCGGGGGGAGTTCAACCTGGTCCTGGGGACGCTGGCCCTGGGCCAGGGGTATCCCGTGGTGGCCCAGTTCGCGGTGCTTCTCGTGCTCATCTCCATCCCCCTGGGGGCCCTGCTTATCCGCTTTGCCCCCGAGATCGGGGCGCGGCTTTACCCCCGCAAGGCCATGGGAACCGCTTAG
- a CDS encoding CBS domain-containing protein, protein MKVQDLMTQDPVCVGPEETLERAAEILLEKRYGGLPVVDGEGRLLGLLQVEDLLPRPENIPFSDVEAWQLFGEWVDEGVLEEIYRRYQKTPVEAAMQREIPRVHPETPLGEALRILVTTGVRHLPVVDGEGRVVGIITRSDFLKFFLRRA, encoded by the coding sequence ATGAAAGTCCAGGACCTCATGACCCAAGACCCCGTCTGCGTGGGACCGGAGGAGACCCTGGAGCGGGCGGCGGAAATCCTTCTGGAAAAGCGCTACGGCGGGCTTCCCGTGGTGGACGGGGAGGGGCGGCTTCTGGGCCTCCTCCAGGTGGAGGACCTCCTGCCCCGACCCGAGAACATCCCCTTTTCCGACGTGGAGGCCTGGCAGCTCTTCGGGGAGTGGGTGGACGAGGGGGTGCTGGAGGAGATCTACCGGCGCTACCAGAAGACCCCGGTGGAGGCGGCCATGCAAAGGGAGATCCCCCGGGTCCACCCCGAGACCCCTCTGGGGGAGGCCCTTAGGATTCTGGTGACCACGGGGGTGCGCCACCTGCCGGTGGTGGACGGGGAGGGGCGGGTGGTGGGCATCATCACCCGGAGCGACTTCCTCAAGTTCTTCCTGCGGAGGGCCTGA
- a CDS encoding rhomboid family intramembrane serine protease, whose product MLPLYDVNRARRPALVVKALVLLNALAFLLELAWGPEAVIQALGFIPALFFQDPLGEGYRLLTSMFLHGGFFHIFSNLWFLWIFGDNVEDRLGHGRFLLFYLLGGVAAALAQGIMDPASSVPMIGASGAVSAVLGGYYVLFPRAYVVALVWFILPFTLALPAGFYLGYWALLQLLQGLAGVPGIAFWAHLGGFLFGAFTVRAFAPRWRRW is encoded by the coding sequence GTGCTCCCCCTTTACGACGTCAACCGGGCCCGGCGCCCCGCCTTGGTGGTGAAGGCCCTGGTCCTCCTCAACGCTCTGGCCTTCCTCCTGGAGCTGGCCTGGGGTCCGGAGGCGGTGATCCAGGCCTTGGGCTTCATCCCCGCCCTCTTCTTCCAAGACCCCTTGGGGGAGGGGTACCGCCTCCTCACCAGCATGTTCCTCCACGGGGGGTTCTTCCACATCTTCTCCAACCTGTGGTTCCTTTGGATCTTCGGGGACAACGTGGAAGACCGCCTGGGCCACGGGCGCTTTCTCCTCTTCTACCTCCTTGGGGGGGTGGCGGCGGCCCTGGCCCAGGGGATCATGGACCCCGCCTCTTCCGTGCCCATGATCGGGGCCAGCGGGGCCGTGTCCGCGGTGCTTGGGGGTTACTACGTCCTTTTCCCCCGGGCCTACGTGGTGGCCCTGGTGTGGTTCATCCTGCCCTTCACCTTGGCCCTGCCCGCGGGGTTCTACCTGGGCTACTGGGCCCTCTTGCAGCTCCTTCAGGGCCTCGCCGGGGTGCCCGGCATCGCCTTCTGGGCCCACCTCGGGGGGTTCCTCTTCGGGGCCTTCACCGTGCGGGCCTTTGCCCCCAGGTGGCGGCGCTGGTAG
- a CDS encoding DUF1931 family protein yields the protein MLMKVAEFERLFREAAGLDVDKNDLKVLSDFLRNKLHDLLLLAERNAKYNGRDIVFEPDLPVTKGLSETLKEFRKLGVALELKPVLEALAALPPLDLAISEDVERLLPELAGALVVAYARVIRELDPAVKNPTPEHHERARRVFDLLL from the coding sequence ATGCTGATGAAGGTGGCCGAGTTTGAGCGCCTCTTCCGCGAAGCCGCGGGGCTGGATGTGGACAAGAACGACCTGAAGGTCCTTTCCGATTTCCTGCGGAACAAGCTCCACGACCTCCTTTTGCTGGCGGAGCGGAACGCCAAGTACAACGGCCGGGACATCGTCTTTGAGCCCGACCTCCCGGTCACCAAGGGCCTTTCCGAGACCCTCAAGGAGTTCCGAAAGCTTGGGGTGGCCCTGGAGCTTAAGCCCGTTCTGGAAGCCCTTGCGGCCTTGCCCCCTCTGGATCTCGCGATTTCCGAGGATGTGGAAAGGCTCCTTCCCGAGCTGGCGGGGGCCTTGGTGGTGGCCTACGCCCGGGTGATCCGGGAGCTGGACCCGGCGGTCAAAAACCCCACCCCCGAGCACCACGAGCGGGCCCGCCGGGTTTTTGACCTCCTCCTATGA
- a CDS encoding cation:proton antiporter, with the protein MHGAGHILEVFYLLLAAQLMAYLFRRLGQPVVIGEVLAGILVGPALLGWVHEGEILEFLAELGAIFLLFMVGLETRLRDILAVGKEAFLVAVLGVAFPFVGGYLFGLQIGFQTLPSLFLGTALVATSVGITARVLQELGVLSRPYARIILGAAVIDDVLGLIVLAVVNGVAKTGAVEFGAILQLILLSLAFVGVAVALAPLFARLPLDRLPVGSPVGFALAFGVGMAALAATIGLAPIVGAFLGGMLLAELREKYKLEEPIFAIEGFLAPIFFAMVGVRLELAALVQPATLVAGAVVSVIAILGKVLGGFLGALTQGYRAATVVGVGMAPRGEVGLIVAALGLAAGAVNEEEYAIVLFMVVATTLFAPLALKPLIAWAERARRVGGD; encoded by the coding sequence ATGCACGGGGCGGGGCATATCCTCGAGGTCTTCTACCTTCTCCTGGCCGCCCAGCTCATGGCCTACCTCTTCCGCAGGCTGGGCCAGCCGGTGGTCATCGGGGAGGTCCTGGCGGGGATTCTGGTGGGCCCGGCCCTCCTCGGCTGGGTGCACGAGGGGGAGATCCTGGAGTTTTTGGCGGAGCTTGGGGCCATCTTCCTCCTCTTCATGGTGGGCCTCGAGACCCGCCTGAGGGACATCCTGGCCGTGGGCAAGGAGGCCTTTTTGGTGGCCGTCCTGGGGGTGGCCTTCCCCTTCGTGGGGGGGTACCTCTTTGGGCTCCAGATCGGGTTCCAAACCCTTCCCTCCCTTTTCCTGGGCACCGCCTTGGTGGCCACCAGCGTGGGCATCACCGCCCGGGTCCTGCAGGAGCTCGGGGTGCTCTCCCGCCCCTACGCCCGCATCATCCTGGGGGCCGCGGTCATTGACGATGTCCTGGGCCTCATCGTCCTGGCGGTGGTGAACGGCGTGGCCAAGACCGGGGCCGTGGAGTTTGGGGCCATCCTCCAGCTCATCCTCCTCTCCCTGGCCTTCGTGGGGGTGGCCGTGGCCCTGGCCCCCCTCTTCGCCCGCCTCCCCCTGGACCGCCTCCCCGTGGGGAGCCCCGTGGGCTTTGCCCTGGCCTTTGGGGTGGGGATGGCCGCCCTGGCGGCCACCATCGGCCTCGCCCCCATCGTGGGCGCGTTCCTGGGGGGGATGCTCCTCGCCGAGCTTCGGGAAAAGTACAAGTTGGAGGAGCCCATCTTCGCCATCGAGGGTTTCTTAGCCCCCATCTTCTTCGCCATGGTGGGGGTGAGGCTGGAGCTTGCGGCCCTGGTTCAGCCCGCCACCTTGGTGGCGGGGGCCGTGGTGAGCGTCATCGCCATCCTAGGGAAGGTCCTGGGCGGGTTCCTGGGGGCCCTCACCCAGGGGTACCGGGCGGCCACCGTGGTGGGGGTGGGCATGGCCCCCCGGGGGGAGGTGGGCCTCATCGTGGCCGCCTTGGGCCTGGCCGCGGGGGCGGTGAACGAGGAGGAGTACGCCATCGTCCTCTTCATGGTGGTGGCCACCACCCTCTTCGCCCCCCTGGCCCTGAAGCCCCTCATCGCCTGGGCGGAAAGGGCCAGGAGGGTGGGTGGGGACTAG
- a CDS encoding heat-stable protein — MRRTTRYILATSNPMGDLEALEKLVRLAPDTGADAIALVGNLMPKTAKSRDYAAFFRILSEAHLPTAYVPGPLDAPIWEYLREAANVELVRPEMRNVHETFTFWKGPYLVAGIGGEILDDGEPEEKEALRYPAWVAEYHLKALWDLKDYPKIFLFHTMPHHKGLGEGGSHEVAHLIKTHNPLLVLVAGRGQKHEILGASWVVVPGDLSEGEYSLLDLRSRKLETGNVR, encoded by the coding sequence CTTGGAGGCGTTGGAGAAGCTGGTCCGCCTGGCCCCGGACACGGGGGCGGACGCCATCGCCCTGGTGGGCAACCTCATGCCCAAGACGGCGAAGAGCCGGGACTACGCGGCCTTCTTCCGCATCCTCTCCGAGGCCCATCTCCCCACCGCCTACGTCCCGGGCCCCTTGGACGCCCCCATCTGGGAGTATCTCCGGGAAGCGGCCAACGTTGAGCTCGTCCGCCCGGAGATGCGCAACGTCCACGAGACCTTCACCTTCTGGAAGGGGCCCTACCTGGTGGCGGGCATTGGGGGCGAGATCCTGGACGACGGGGAGCCCGAGGAGAAGGAGGCCCTCCGTTACCCCGCCTGGGTGGCGGAGTACCACCTGAAGGCCCTCTGGGACCTCAAGGACTACCCCAAGATCTTCCTCTTCCACACCATGCCCCACCACAAGGGGCTGGGCGAGGGGGGGAGCCACGAGGTGGCCCACCTCATCAAGACCCATAACCCCCTCCTGGTCCTGGTGGCCGGCCGGGGGCAGAAGCACGAGATCTTGGGGGCGAGCTGGGTGGTGGTCCCGGGGGACCTTTCCGAAGGGGAGTATAGCCTCTTGGACCTCCGCTCCAGGAAGCTGGAGACGGGGAACGTGCGCTAG
- the trxA gene encoding thioredoxin gives MSVAICPNCGAKNRLGRPPAGQVPVCGACKAPLPWVVEADGKTFAQEVGGAPLVLVDFWAPWCGPCRLVAPVLEELAREHAGRLKVVKVNTDENPDLAGRYGVRSIPTLVLFQKGHPVATWVGAQPKRVLWERLKPYLA, from the coding sequence ATGAGCGTGGCGATCTGTCCCAACTGCGGGGCCAAAAACCGCCTCGGCCGGCCGCCGGCGGGCCAGGTGCCCGTCTGCGGGGCCTGTAAGGCGCCCCTGCCCTGGGTGGTGGAGGCGGACGGGAAGACCTTCGCCCAGGAGGTGGGGGGTGCGCCCTTGGTCCTGGTGGACTTCTGGGCCCCCTGGTGCGGCCCCTGCCGCCTGGTGGCCCCGGTGTTGGAGGAGCTCGCCCGGGAGCACGCGGGCCGGCTCAAGGTGGTGAAGGTCAACACCGACGAGAACCCGGATCTGGCCGGGCGCTATGGGGTGCGGAGCATCCCCACCCTGGTCCTTTTCCAAAAGGGGCACCCGGTGGCCACCTGGGTGGGGGCCCAGCCCAAGCGGGTTCTTTGGGAGCGGCTTAAGCCCTACCTGGCGTAG
- a CDS encoding Hsp20/alpha crystallin family protein, protein MLEKIWPFRSRFRKVVEEALEKAFGEEGGVLEPLSELSEAEDHYLLRVEVPGLGPENLEVRLEGDQLVIEGEKREEKRTKHLSEIVYGRIYRAYLLPKDAKKEGLEARLSKGVLEVRIPREKRPEEPPVRIPVQEG, encoded by the coding sequence ATGTTGGAGAAGATCTGGCCTTTCCGTTCCCGGTTCCGTAAGGTGGTGGAGGAGGCTTTGGAGAAGGCCTTTGGGGAGGAAGGAGGGGTGCTGGAACCCCTTTCCGAGCTCTCCGAGGCGGAGGACCACTACCTCCTCCGGGTGGAGGTGCCGGGGCTCGGCCCCGAAAACCTCGAGGTCCGCCTGGAGGGGGACCAGCTGGTGATTGAGGGGGAGAAGAGGGAGGAAAAGCGCACCAAACACCTTTCCGAGATCGTCTACGGCCGGATCTACCGGGCCTACCTCCTGCCCAAGGACGCCAAGAAGGAGGGCCTCGAGGCCCGCCTCTCCAAGGGGGTGTTGGAGGTTAGGATCCCCCGGGAGAAGCGCCCCGAGGAGCCCCCGGTGCGGATTCCCGTCCAGGAAGGGTAA